ATGAAAAGTGGCCGGTGGGCAGGGCGGCTTTGAGGCGCACCGACCGGTATCTTGCCGGCAATTGATCAGAAATGAACCACGTGGTGCCGGCAGGATGCCGGCGCTCCCAGGAAATATTCATCTGAAAAGCCATGGAAAACAGTCAAGTGTTCAACCAAATAAACTGAGCGAACTACAAACCACTAAGGGACTGTAAAAAATCAACTTCCCGATTTTCATTTGGTCGAAGCCATTTTCTTTTGAGTTCGGTGGCACTTTCCCTGACACAAGCTCAGACCCCATTGAAGTCTTTGGATTTCTTTTTCGTGTTTTTCGTGTATTTCGTGGTTTCCTGTTCTGAAATTGGATCTCTCCGGGTGACTTATGTTTACAGTCCCTAACCACTAACCACTAACTGGCATCCCTACTCGCTCTGATTCACAACTCGCTCAAATGTACCGGTTCTGGTTTCAGTCGGAAGTGGGAGCGGGAACGACAGGAAAAAGCAGCTTCCCTGACCCATCCCGGCTGATTCGGCCCAGACTTTGCCCTGATGGGCTTCGACATAACTTTTCACAATCGCCAATCCCAATCCGAGTCCACGGGCCGAGAACTCAAACTTGCCGCTACGATGGTTTGAGGCATCAGGACCGGCATAAAACCAGTCAAAGACTGACTTGAGCACCTCCGGGTCCAGCCCGATGCCTGTGTCCTGGATCGTGATCTGGATCTGGTCGTTGACGATGTCGGCCTTGATCGCGACTTCGCCGCCATCGTGGGTAAACTTAATGGCATTCTGGATGAGATTAAACAGGGAAATCCGAATCATTCGGGGATCAGCTTCAAGTTCGAGCGTCGTCGGACAATCCAGCACAAAGTTCAAATTCCGGAATTTTACGGCTTCCCGAACCTCAGTCAGGATTGACTGGAGCAAGTTGGAAATATTCAATCGGACAGGCTGGGGATGTACCTCTCCCTGGGTGATTCTCAGCATGGCCTGGACTTTTTCGATGGTACTCGACATCCGCTCAACCATGCGGTGGCAGGTCTGAAGATTTTTCAATTGTTCCGGAGTCATTGCTCCAAACAAATTGTCCAGGAGAGCTTCGATCAGCCCGTTGAGAACCGTGATTGGAGTCCGCATTTCGTGAGCTGTCACATTCATGAAATTATTTTTCATGACGTTGAGCTGCTGCAGGGTTCGAGTGACCTCCTGTTCACGGCGATAGTGCTCTTCCAACTCTTTCATTGACTCACTGATAAACAGGTTTTTTTCTTCCAGCACCCCATAGAGTTCGGCGTTTTCGATGGCGACAGCCGCTTGATTGGCCAGCGAAGTAATCAATTGAGCATCGGCTTCGGTAAACGGGGCACGACCAGCCGGGCGTCGAATATCGAGAATTCCGACCACTTTCCCCAGCCGTGAGACAATTGGGACCTCGAGCAATCCCCGAATCTTAAATTTTTCCAGGTACAGTTTGGATCGATAGGCTTCGGGAACTTGCGACATGTCATTGACGATCAGCGGTTGGGCTTTCCGAGCCACAAAGCCAGAATAGTCCTCGTCCACTTTCAGGGTAATCGCGGTGGTTTCCCAGGCCCTTCGATTCCAGACATGGCGGTACTCAATTTCCTGACCCGTGACCAACCCAATGCCACCTGGTTCACCTTTCACAAGCCGGGCAGCTTCTTCAGCGATACTTTGCAAAACAGTATTCAAATCCAGATTTGAGTTGATAACCCGCGTGCTTTCAAGGAGCTGGCGCAAATCTCGGAGCCGCTCCTCCTGACGTTTGCGCAAGATGCTGACCCGCCACTGGTACAACCCGATTCCCGTGCCCCCGATCAGGAAAAAATACCCAAGAAACGCCCACCAGGTCAGCCAGGGGGCGGGTTGAATGATAATTTTAAGCGTGGTGGGCGCCGTGATGTTTCCAAATACATCCCGTCCAATCACCTTAAAAGTATACGTGCCCGCGCCCAGGTTGGTGTAAATCGCCTTTCGATCATGAATCCAGCCGGTGGGAGTGGCGTCATAGCCTTCGAGTTGAACTCGGAATCGAACATCGTCTTCGTGCACATAGCACAGGAGCGCAAATTCAAAGGCCAGATTGTTTTGGTCATGCTGAAGCGTCAGTTCAGAGCCGGTGATTGGAAGGTCAAGTCCATTGGCGGAAAAGCGTTCAATGGTCAATGGTTTGGGGGTCCGATCCTGAAGTTCGCGATTCAGATCTAAATAAGCGGCGCCGGAACTGGTCCCGGCCCAAATTCTTCCCCTCCGATCAATCATGGCTGCCGTTGACAGGCTGGCGGGGATTCCATCTTCCGTGGTGTAGGTATAGAGCGAATATTCCGCCAAACTCTCGGCGGTGGCCGCCTGCCACGTTAAACGGGCAATTCCTTTGTTGGTAAATAAATAAATCCGGTGTTGCTGGTCTTGCAGAATCTTATGAATGACATTGCTCGGCAACCGAACGGTCTCGGAACTATCGGATAAAATCAGCCATTCATTGGTGGGGTTGAGCAGGTCAATCCGGGCGGCACCGCCACCCTGTGTTCCCACCCAAAGAAACATCCGGCCATCGGGTTCGGTCATTCCAGCCAGACTCAGCACGGCATTATTGGGGAGTTGCGAATTTGCCGTGGTGTATCGAGTCCATTTCCCATTGGAAAAGGCGCCTAATCCGGCCCCGCTGGTCCCAACCCAAATCGTCGTTGTCCCGTCAGGAGTCCGGGTCTGACGAACACAGTAGACAAAATTGGTCGGAATCCCAGAGTTTTCCTGGTTGTACAGGGTCCATTTTTCATGGGCGAAATGTACCAGCCCGGCTGAAGTTCCCACCCATAATTCAGGTTCACCATCCGGGCCGGTGACTTCGATAAAATGATTCACAATGTTGCTGGGAAGGCCAGAGTTGGCCATCGTAATGGCCGTCCAGTGCTGGCCGTCAAACCGGGCCAACCCACCTCCGTAGGTTGCCGCCAGGATTGTTGGGCGATCTTTGAACAGGCGCGATTCGGCCAGCCAATACACCACATTGTTGGGAAGGCCGGAATTTGAGGTGTCAAATGACTCCCACTGGCCATTGGCAAATCGCGTAACTCCTCCCCCGTCTGATCCAAACCAGTACACAGGCTGACCATCTGGACCTTGTGTTTCAAGCAAGCTGGAAATCTTTTTATTGCGCAAGCCGGAGTTCAAACTGTCATATGAAATCCAGGCACTGTCGTCGAGTCTGACGATCCCGCTTCCATTGGTTCCAACCCAGATCATCCGGGAATGGCGAGGCAAGCGGGTGTTTTGAAGGCAAACGACATTGTTATCGGGCAACGCCGAGTTTTCAGTGGTAAAGGTCGTCCAGGAACCGTTTTCGAGCCGTGAAATGCCGCCGCCATAACTGCTCACCCATAAAATTGATTCACCTGATTGGCCCTGGATTTCAATGATTGAAGTGATTTCATCGGATTTCAGTTGTGAATTTTGGGGTGTATAACTCGTCCAGGTGGTGCCATCCCACCGAACCAGTCCTCCGCCCAGCGTCCCGATCCACAAAATCCGGTTGCCGGTTGGGCTGCGGGTTTCCAGCAGACTGTGGATTTTATCATTGGAGAGACCGGAATTTTTGGAGTCAAAAACCTGCCAGGATTGACCGTCGAAGCGAACCAACCCGCTCCCGTAGGTTCCAGCCCAGACAACTTGCTGTCCCTGCGGATCCTGGGAAACCACCAGACTGCCAATGACCTGCTTGAGCGCGGGGCAGTTTTTCACGGTAAATTGAGTCCATTTTCCCTGGTCAAACCGCATAATTCCTTTGTCGTAGGTTCCCACCCAAACGGCGTAACGGCTATCAGGTTTGGCTTCAATCGCCAAACTGCGAATCCGGTTGCTGGAAAGGCTTCCGGTTTCAACCGTGTAAGTCGTCCAAAGTCCGTTTTTTAATTGTGAAACCCCACCCCCAAGGGTGCCAAACCAGATACTTTCGTCGGGTGCCACCTCCATAGCCCGGACATAATTTGAGGCGGTTCGATTGGGCATATTGACAACTTTCCATGCAATCCCGTTGTAATATGCCGCGCCATCCTGGGAGCCAGCCCAGAGATACCCTTTGGAGTCAATCACCAAACCCATAATCGCGTTTTGCGGGAGTCCATCTTTGTCAGTGTAGGTGCGAATTGAAGGATGGCCGTTGGGAGGCAGGTCATTGAGAGGTAACAGGGAAGTCTGGGCCGCGGAAGGTGAAATGGGCGTTGCCCCCGTGGTTGACGATTTGAGGCCATCGGCCCCCAGAACTTGAAGGATCCAGGCCCCACTCAAAATCAAAAGCACAACCATCCCACCCCGCCAGCCCAGATGGATCCCTCTGGGATTGACAGGCGACCCCCTCCAGCCGAAACCAGTTTGAAAGACCCGGGAAAAATGGTCGTCAGCAGTGGCCATGATGATTCGGTCAGGTGGTGTGGAAACCGGAAGTCAGTTGAGGTGAACCACTCTCTCCGGTTTTGAAAGTAGCTAAGAGTTGTATTGAAAACAAAGGGCTTAGCTGAATTGAGATTGTATGGGTGACCGCAAAAAGGTTCAAA
This DNA window, taken from Acidobacteriota bacterium, encodes the following:
- a CDS encoding GAF domain-containing protein — encoded protein: MATADDHFSRVFQTGFGWRGSPVNPRGIHLGWRGGMVVLLILSGAWILQVLGADGLKSSTTGATPISPSAAQTSLLPLNDLPPNGHPSIRTYTDKDGLPQNAIMGLVIDSKGYLWAGSQDGAAYYNGIAWKVVNMPNRTASNYVRAMEVAPDESIWFGTLGGGVSQLKNGLWTTYTVETGSLSSNRIRSLAIEAKPDSRYAVWVGTYDKGIMRFDQGKWTQFTVKNCPALKQVIGSLVVSQDPQGQQVVWAGTYGSGLVRFDGQSWQVFDSKNSGLSNDKIHSLLETRSPTGNRILWIGTLGGGLVRWDGTTWTSYTPQNSQLKSDEITSIIEIQGQSGESILWVSSYGGGISRLENGSWTTFTTENSALPDNNVVCLQNTRLPRHSRMIWVGTNGSGIVRLDDSAWISYDSLNSGLRNKKISSLLETQGPDGQPVYWFGSDGGGVTRFANGQWESFDTSNSGLPNNVVYWLAESRLFKDRPTILAATYGGGLARFDGQHWTAITMANSGLPSNIVNHFIEVTGPDGEPELWVGTSAGLVHFAHEKWTLYNQENSGIPTNFVYCVRQTRTPDGTTTIWVGTSGAGLGAFSNGKWTRYTTANSQLPNNAVLSLAGMTEPDGRMFLWVGTQGGGAARIDLLNPTNEWLILSDSSETVRLPSNVIHKILQDQQHRIYLFTNKGIARLTWQAATAESLAEYSLYTYTTEDGIPASLSTAAMIDRRGRIWAGTSSGAAYLDLNRELQDRTPKPLTIERFSANGLDLPITGSELTLQHDQNNLAFEFALLCYVHEDDVRFRVQLEGYDATPTGWIHDRKAIYTNLGAGTYTFKVIGRDVFGNITAPTTLKIIIQPAPWLTWWAFLGYFFLIGGTGIGLYQWRVSILRKRQEERLRDLRQLLESTRVINSNLDLNTVLQSIAEEAARLVKGEPGGIGLVTGQEIEYRHVWNRRAWETTAITLKVDEDYSGFVARKAQPLIVNDMSQVPEAYRSKLYLEKFKIRGLLEVPIVSRLGKVVGILDIRRPAGRAPFTEADAQLITSLANQAAVAIENAELYGVLEEKNLFISESMKELEEHYRREQEVTRTLQQLNVMKNNFMNVTAHEMRTPITVLNGLIEALLDNLFGAMTPEQLKNLQTCHRMVERMSSTIEKVQAMLRITQGEVHPQPVRLNISNLLQSILTEVREAVKFRNLNFVLDCPTTLELEADPRMIRISLFNLIQNAIKFTHDGGEVAIKADIVNDQIQITIQDTGIGLDPEVLKSVFDWFYAGPDASNHRSGKFEFSARGLGLGLAIVKSYVEAHQGKVWAESAGMGQGSCFFLSFPLPLPTETRTGTFERVVNQSE